Genomic DNA from Fibrobacterota bacterium:
GGTATCTCGCCGGTTACGGGGCGGGAGAAATTGGTGCGGATTTCCCCCGAAGCCAAATCCACCCAGCCTGGCGTGGGCACGTCCCCGGGCTTGTCTTCCTGATCGATCAGCCCCGTCAGGATGCATCCAGGATGGGTTTCCGCGGCCTGGCGGAACCGATCCAGCAAGGAGGGATCGGGTAGGATATCGTCATCGAGGAAAACCGCCAGGGGGGAGGCCGCGCGCTCCAGCCCCAGGTTACGGGCCCGGGTCAGGGAAGGGCGGTCCAGGCGGAGGAGCTTAAGCCAGGGCCCGGCCAGGCCGTCCGGCGCGCGCAAAGGCGGAACGTTCTGATCGATTACCAATACCTCGTCGCCATCCCGTATCTGGGGTCGTAAGGCCAAAAGGGTGTCCCACAAGACCTTTTCCCGCATGAAACTGGGAATGATGACGGATAACGCGACAGACGTCACGGAAGGTTCCAGCCCTTGTTCTGGAAGCCGCCGCGATCGATGCGCAGCATCTTGAAGGAACCTTCGATGGAGAGGCTGGAATCCGAAAAAGCCGAATCGGCTTTCTGGATCGCGCAGTCCCCTTGGATGAAGCCTTCCGCGAAGAGCGGATCGGCCGCGGTTTGCCGGATGGCCAGGTTCTGATCCGGCCGCGAGCGGCAGGTGAACCGCCCCAGCGAGCGCGTGCTATCGTTCAAGGCGAGATAGAAGCCGGCCTGGCCGCTTTGGAACGTCTCTTGGGCCTTAGGGAGCGCGAATCCCATCCAGGGGGATGTTTCGGAAGGGCCGGCGTAGATCTCGAACCGATCCCTTTGGTTGCTCTCGGAAAAGAAATAGAAAAGGCTATCCCCGCCGATCTTCAGTTCGAAATAGCTGGCCTTGTCGAAACGGGCCAGGGGATTGGCGGTGAAATCGCCTTGGACCAAGGTGGCCGCATAGACCGATGGCGCGGGAAAGTACGCGCCGGTGTCCATCAGGAGATGCACCCGCCCGCCCGCGGTATCGACGCGCATCCTTTGCGCAGGATGTCCGGCCTCGGCGAGGGCAAGGAAACCCGAATCCAGGGTCCAGCTAGACCAATGGGGAACGCCATCGATATTGGTCTCCACCTTGGCGGAATGATCCACGCCTAGGATCCAGTCGTAATAACGGCCGTAATGGTATTCGAGGGAACCGGCCCCGGCCTTCAGGGTGTCTCCCCGCAGATGCCCTAGCAACCGCCGCATATCGATGTCGCGGGCATCGTGGCGGCTCGCGCGCACGTAATCATAGAAGCCGGAGTCGGGAATGGAATCGTCGAAGGGCCAAAGCCGCAGGGAATCCGGGGAGGGGAAGTCGGCCAGGAACTCCCGGCTGCCGCCGCCCGCTTTCCAGGTCCAATGCCTCCCGTCGCGGGCCAGCGGGCCGGAGTCGGTCCGTACCACGCCATTGTTCCGTTGATCGGAGAACATAGAATCACTACGGAAACTCAGGTAGGCGAAGTCCCGCACCAGGGCCTCTTTCTGGTAGATGCCGGGAGCGGCGCGATGCCCGCGCAAGGCCCACAGGCTATCGGCGAGCAGCGAGTCCTGGTCTTGCGGCCCCGGGGGTTTAACCTTGTGGAAGAAGGTATAGCGCTGCTCCGAGACGCGGAAGATCTCCAGGTAGTTTCCCAGGAAGCGTAAGTGCACGACGAAGGTATCCGGAGGGGCGGACATGGGGAAGAGGATCAAGGTATCGATGTGCAGGTAGAAGACGCCTTCGGATCCCGGCTCGGGAAAGGCGGATTTGCCCGTATCCGATTGGGTGAATGAGGTATCCGAAAGGATCTCGAGCCGCACTTGGCCCTTACCCAACCGGGTGGCGCGGGTATCGTCCGCGGTATAGGTGGAGTCCCCGATCCAGCGGCCGATCATGAGGTCCATGCTCGTCGGGATGACCTTTGCTAGCTTGTCCTTGGCTTCCTGGGCGGGATCCTCCAGGCTTAAGGAGCATTGGCATAAGGACCACACCCCGAAGAGCCGGATCAGGATCCGGAGCGCGCCGGAAACGGCGGCCAACGGCCCGCGGGGAAGGGACTTGGGACGAAAGCGCATGCCTTCCGATTTTACCATAGCCGGGACCTGTTTTCCGATGCAAGAACGGGCCATGCTGCTGTCGGGAACCCGCGTTCGCTACGCTACCGTGCCCTACACGCCCGGGATCCTGGACCAGGTAACGGTACTGTTGGGGCTGCGGGAACGGACTTGGCCGTATTGGCTGGAGGATTGGCCGGCCACCTGGGCTTTGGCGTCCCTCCTGGCGGGGGAAAATCCGGACGCATGGCCCGGGCCGGTATTGGACCTGGGATGCGGAAGCGGAATCATGGGGGCCTGGTTGCGGGCGCGCTTCGGCATCGAAGCTTTCAGCTGCGATTTCAATTCGGATGCCTGCCGCCTGGCCGCCCGTAACGTGGCCGCCAATGCCCCCGCGATCGGGGACGAGATCCGGGCCGCGGACCGCGAAGTCCCCGCGCGCGGACGCGTCTTCTGCGCAGATATGCGGGCCTTTCCCATGCGCACGCGATTCGGCTTGGTGCTGGCCGGCGAAATGCTGTATGCCAAGGAAAACCAAGCTCCCATCCTGGCCTTCCTTTCGGAGCATCTCGAGGAGGGCGGACGTTGCCTGTTGGCCGATAAGGGCCGATCCGCCGCGGAAGGCTTCGATGCCGCCGCCCGCGCGGCCGGATTCACCGTGGCCCTGCGGGAAGCGGAGGCCGAAGGCAGAAGCGCGCGGGTCTTCGAGTTGCGCCTTGGCTCCGCTTAAGATTCCTAACCGCATTAGGGGCGCTAAGCTAATTTCTACTATTGGGATCCCCGATGAATCTGCGCGCCGCTTCCGGCATTCTCATCCCGGCTTACGATGCGGCCGCCTCCTTAAGCGCCACTCTCGTTTCCGTGCTGGGCAAAACCGATCCGGGACGCATCGCAGTGATCGACGATGGCTCCAAGGACGGGACCGCGGAAGTCGCGGAAAAGTCCGGAGTCGTTTGCCTGCGGCATGCGGCCAATCGAGGCAAGGGTTCGGCGCTCATGACCGGATTATCCTGGGCGCGGGAACGCGGTTGGGAATGGGCCGTGACCCTGGATGCCGACGGGCAGCATGCGGCCTCGGATCTGGATGCCTTCTGGAACGCTCCCGTCGCGCCGGACACCGGCATCGTGGTGGGCCGCCGCGGCATCCGCGGCACGCGCATGCCCTGGCACCGGCGTTTCAGCAATACCGTCACCACGCGCATGATCTCGCGCTTGGCCCGCCGCCCCGTCTACGATGCCCAATGCGGGTTCCGCATGTATCGCCTGGCGGCCGTGGAGGCCATGGGCCTGCCGCGGGAAGGACGTTTCGAATGGGAGTCGCAGGCCTTGGTCCTGTGCGGCCGGCGGGGATTCTCCATCATGCCGGTGGATATCGCGACCGTATACACGGATAATGGTTCGCATATGCGATTGTTCCGCGATACCCTTCGCTTCCTGAAGATGTATTTCCGCCTGGCCGCCCTTCCGGAAGCCGCATGGACGCGGTAACCACCGCCCGCCGCCTGCTGATCGAATCGGTATGGCAGAAGCAGGGCATCCACAACGACGAACTCAAGGCCATCATGATGTCGGTGCCCCGGCATCTCTTCGTGGACTCGGCCCTGGCGGCCAAGGCCTACCAGGATATTTCCCTTCCCATCGCCGCAGAACAAACCATCTCGCAGCCTTCCATGGTCGCCATCATGACCAACGCCTTGGCCCCGCGCAAGGGAGAGAAAATACTCGAGATCGGGACCGGCTCGGGCTACCAAACCGCCATCCTCGCCCACTATACGCCGCGCCTATACACGGTGGAACGCCATGCGGTCCTGTCCAAGCGGGCCCAGGCCCTCTTGGAGCAGCTAGGCTTCCGCAACGTCATCTATAAGACCGGCGACGGGAGCCTGGGCTGGGAAAGCTGGGCGCCGTTCGACCGCATCATCGTGACCGCCGGGGCCCCCGTGGTTCCGGGAAAGCTCAGGCAGCAATTGGCGAAAGGCGGCCGGCTCATCATCCCTACGGGCGGGCGCGAAGCGCAAAGCCTGCTTTGCGTGGATCGCATCGGCGACGATTTCCGCGAGACGGACTTGGGCGACTGCCGCTTCGTGCCTTTGCTCGGCAAAGAGGGCTGGGACAAGTAGGGGCTATCCCGAATCCGGCGCCGGCAGCGCGGAAGCACGACCGGCGGCTTTCCGGTTCATCGAAACATCTCTCCGACGCCTTTGCCCAACAACTTGTTGGCCGCCACCACGGCCGCCGCCAGAATCAACATCCCCACCACCGCCAGCGCGGCCGCCAGGTTCAAGCCATCCCCTGCCCGCGTAGCCAGGAAATACATGGCCTTGGTTATCGGGTAATAGAACTCCTTCATCGCCAGCACCAGGGAATCGCTTACTTCCAGCATGGAAAAGGCGAATACCAGCATCCCCGCGCCCAATAGATGCGGAGTCAGCAGGGGCAGATGGATATCGCGGACCCGGCCCCAGAAGCCCTGGCCCAGGCTCTGCGCGGCCTCATCGA
This window encodes:
- a CDS encoding glycosyltransferase family 2 protein, with the translated sequence MTSVALSVIIPSFMREKVLWDTLLALRPQIRDGDEVLVIDQNVPPLRAPDGLAGPWLKLLRLDRPSLTRARNLGLERAASPLAVFLDDDILPDPSLLDRFRQAAETHPGCILTGLIDQEDKPGDVPTPGWVDLASGEIRTNFSRPVTGEIPFFPGGLFLIPKACLPDRPWFCPAFRGASQGEEIDFSLRIRKRGIRIFSDPAIRIYHLKAVEGGCRAPDFRRAFFLDQVFNQALFYGRHGRFAGMPRFLRRMRGWVEFHSRKAGAQGHSFSVVARTVWSLKAGFATGLRYRLRDWIR
- a CDS encoding protein-L-isoaspartate(D-aspartate) O-methyltransferase, producing the protein MDAVTTARRLLIESVWQKQGIHNDELKAIMMSVPRHLFVDSALAAKAYQDISLPIAAEQTISQPSMVAIMTNALAPRKGEKILEIGTGSGYQTAILAHYTPRLYTVERHAVLSKRAQALLEQLGFRNVIYKTGDGSLGWESWAPFDRIIVTAGAPVVPGKLRQQLAKGGRLIIPTGGREAQSLLCVDRIGDDFRETDLGDCRFVPLLGKEGWDK
- a CDS encoding class I SAM-dependent methyltransferase, translated to MPSDFTIAGTCFPMQERAMLLSGTRVRYATVPYTPGILDQVTVLLGLRERTWPYWLEDWPATWALASLLAGENPDAWPGPVLDLGCGSGIMGAWLRARFGIEAFSCDFNSDACRLAARNVAANAPAIGDEIRAADREVPARGRVFCADMRAFPMRTRFGLVLAGEMLYAKENQAPILAFLSEHLEEGGRCLLADKGRSAAEGFDAAARAAGFTVALREAEAEGRSARVFELRLGSA
- a CDS encoding glycosyltransferase family 2 protein gives rise to the protein MNLRAASGILIPAYDAAASLSATLVSVLGKTDPGRIAVIDDGSKDGTAEVAEKSGVVCLRHAANRGKGSALMTGLSWARERGWEWAVTLDADGQHAASDLDAFWNAPVAPDTGIVVGRRGIRGTRMPWHRRFSNTVTTRMISRLARRPVYDAQCGFRMYRLAAVEAMGLPREGRFEWESQALVLCGRRGFSIMPVDIATVYTDNGSHMRLFRDTLRFLKMYFRLAALPEAAWTR